The genome window GCGAGAATACAAACAACGCTTTCCAATGCCAAGCCCCCACTATAAAACCTCCGATAATGGGCCCCACAGCACCGGAAAAAGCTAATACTGCCGAAACGATTCCAAGTGCGCGGCCTCGGCGTTCTGCTTTAACGAAGCGAATAGGAATGAGCATCGATAACGTTGGAATAGATGAGGCACCAATCCCTTGCAAAAGGCGACTCACAATTAATAAATAAAAATGTTGAGAGGCTAGCCCCACGATTGAACCTATAGAAAAAAATATAATCCCAAATAACGTCAGTTTTCTAATACCATATAAGTCTGCTAATTTGCCATAAACTAAAGCGCCAATCGCGTATATCATCCCGAAAATCGTGACAACCCAGCTCGTGGCACTTAAACTGACATCGAACTCCCGAGATATATCAGCTAATGCGACGTTGAACATCATGATATTCATCGCTGAAAAAGGAATCATGATACACAGCAGCTGAATCAAACGTTTTTCCCGTGGATTGAATTGAACGTTCTTTGTTGTTTGATTATGAGGGGATACCATTTGTTTCACTGTGGTTGCGCCTCCAAACTTTTTTCTTTTGCTCAGCTCCATTATAATGTTGAGGACACATAAATAAAAATTTATATTTAATTATGTTAGCATAAGCAATTGATTATAATGATAAGGAGGGCTATGTATGGACTTGCTTCAACTAAAGTATTTTCAAAAGGTGGCCCAACTCAAGCATATAACCCAAGCAGCCCAGGAGCTCCATATTACTCAGCCTGCACTAAGTCAAACGATTGCTAAGTTGGAAAAGGATCTTGGGGTCCCCTTATTTAATCGAGAGGAAAGGCGCATTCAGTTAAATCGTTATGGCGAAGCCTTTTTAGCAAAAGTGAACATTGCATTAAATGCACTAGAGGAAGGGAGAAGAGAAATTGACGATATGGCGGGGTTAAATCAAGGAAAAATAGCCTTGGACACGACCTTTATCCCGCACTTTCCTAATGTAATCAATCAATTTACTGAGCAATATCCGAATGTTAGCTTTGATATTTCACACGCTCCTTCACAGGAAATAAAGGAAGCGTTGCTGGTAAAAGGAGAGATAGACTTCTGTATCACGTGTCACCCAATTGAGTATAAAGGGTTTCAAAATGTCCCGATACAAAAAGAGAAGATTGTACTCGCTGTCCCGAGAACGCACCCCTTTGCTGAGACTTCCCATATAGAACTTGGGGCAGCATCAAGTGAACCGTTTATTGGTTTTAGAAAGGGACGTCAATTTCGACAAATGACAGATGATTTATGTCTAGAAGCTGGATTTGAAGCAAATATTGTGTGTGAAACAGATGAACCCCAAATCATCAATGACTTGGTTGCATCAAGACTTGGGATCGCCTTACTTCCTCAATCGTTACTGGATGATAACGAGTTAACAACCCATGTACATATTAAAAAACCAGCTGCTGAGCGAATCTATTATTTATCATGGAAGGAAGGACGATATATATCGCGTGCAGCCCAAACATTTCGTGATTTTCTGATTGAGCACTTTACCCGGCTAGAAAACGAATCAACTCATAACAAACCAGGGCAAAACGACGGTAGGTAACAATTTATAAAAACTTTAGAACTTCCTCCTATACTGAACCTATATACAAGAAAAGGTTTTATAAATACCAAATAATGAGACAAAAAGGGTGCGATGAACGCACCCTAAATATGTTTTAATCTGTTATCAAATGATACGCTTTTAAAATATCAATCGTCGTCTTTTTGGCATCTGCTGATGTACTGGCCATATTAGTGGCAAAAGCGTACGCTTGATTCTCTGTTTTAATAAACCCAACGTACCAACCTATCCCTGACCCTTGACCGGTTTTCGCATAAAGAATGTAGTCGTCCCCATCCCCTTCCATCTGAATCATCATCCGTTTCACGGTTTTCATGACATCTTGATCAAATGGAAGGTCTTCATGATACAAAGCCTCCATGAAACGAGCTTGTTCTATTGGTGTAATTTGCAGTGAGCTACTTAACCAAAATTGGTCTA of Caldalkalibacillus salinus contains these proteins:
- a CDS encoding LysR family transcriptional regulator, producing the protein MDLLQLKYFQKVAQLKHITQAAQELHITQPALSQTIAKLEKDLGVPLFNREERRIQLNRYGEAFLAKVNIALNALEEGRREIDDMAGLNQGKIALDTTFIPHFPNVINQFTEQYPNVSFDISHAPSQEIKEALLVKGEIDFCITCHPIEYKGFQNVPIQKEKIVLAVPRTHPFAETSHIELGAASSEPFIGFRKGRQFRQMTDDLCLEAGFEANIVCETDEPQIINDLVASRLGIALLPQSLLDDNELTTHVHIKKPAAERIYYLSWKEGRYISRAAQTFRDFLIEHFTRLENESTHNKPGQNDGR